CTGAGTGATGCCAAATGGCTGGCTTTTATCATCAGACAGCTCTTAACCAATGCCATCAAATATAGCGATGCCAGTGATATTATCATTCACAGCTATGAACAAAGGGATCGAATACAGCTTGAGGTTCAAGACTTTGGACGCGGTATTGATCCGAAGGATATACCGCGTATCTTCGAGAAAGGTTTTACCTCCACAACCCAACATTCTGATCACACTTCAACGGGTATGGGGTTATATTTAACGAAAAAGGCAGCACAAACCTTGCTCATACATATAGATGTGCACTCCAAACCGAACGTAGGTACAACCTTCACTTTAATTTTTCCCAAACGAAATGATTTCGTGAGTGTGGTAAGCATGTGACAGAGATGTCACATGCTTTTATGTATTGTTCGCCCAATCAAAGGAAAAACATCGGCTCTATTTTTATAATAAGGCTACAAGAACAATAAGGAGTGCATCGAAGTGAACATTTTAGAAGCTCATAAAATCCGTAAAAGCTACGGTAATAAGTTCAATATGCAGGAGGTTTTGAAGGGAATAGATATCCTTATTGAAGAAGGGGAATTTGTCAGTATTATGGGAGCCTCCGGTTCAGGTAAAACCACATTGCTGAATGTTCTTTCCTCTATTGATAAAGTGAGCCAAGGTTCCATTAGAATCAATGATATCGAAATGACGAAAATGAAAGAAAAGCAACTGGCTGAATTTCGAAAAGAGCATTTAGGCTTTATTTTTCAGGAGTATAATCTGCTGGATACGCTAACGGTGAAGGAGAACATCCTCTTACCGTTATCCATCACCAAAACGCCTAAGAAAGAAGCCAACCGAAGATTTCAGGAAGTGGCTACAGAATTGGGGATTTATGAGTTGAAAGATAAGTATCCCAATGAAATTTCGGGTGGACAGAAACAGCGTACATCAGCGGCCAGAGCGTTTATTCATGAGCCCAGTATTATTTTTGCCGATGAACCTACGGGTGCACTGGATTCCAAGTCGGCTTCCGATTTATTAAACAAGCTGGGCCAGTTGAACCAAAAACGCAAAGCAACCATTATTATGGTCACGCATGATCCTGTCGCTGCCAGCCATTGCAGTCGGGTTATTTTTATTAAGGATGGGCAAATGTATACGCAGCTTCACAAAGGCGAGCAGGAAAGACAAAGCCTCTTCCAGGATATCATGAAAACCCAAGGGGTCTTAGGCGGGGTCCAATATGAACATTAATCTGCTCATTCTAAAAAATTTGAAAAAAAACCTGAAAAATTATTACCTTTATGTTTTTGCCCTCATTTTCAGTGTTGCACTCTATTTCGCTTTTGTCACACTACAGTACGATCCCTCCATGGACGAAGTGAAGGGGTCTGTTAAAGGTGCAGCTTCCATACGGGCAGCTTCCATTTTACTGGTCGCTATTGTCTGCATTTTTCTTATGTATGCCAATAATATTTTTATAAAAAGACGAAGCAAAGAAATTGGCCTATTTCAATTGATCGGAATGACTAAAAGTAAAATTTTTCGCATCCTGAGTGCTGAAAACCTAATTTTATACTTTAGTTCCCTCTTCATTGGGATTGGGGTTGGATTCTCCTTTTCCAAATTAGTGATTATGATTTTATTTAAGACGACGGGCGTCGAAGCCATTGCCACTCTATATTTCTCTAACCAAGCACTGACTCAAACACTCATCGTTTTTGTTGTCATCTACCTGCTGATCATGCTCATGAATTATTCTTTTATCAAAAGACAAAGTATTTTGTCCTTGTTCAGAGTGACCTCAACCACCGAAGGGAAAATCAAGAAAATATCGATCTTTGAGATGATCATCGGGATCATTGGCATCTCTCTCATCGCTTTAGGTTACTATGTTTCCTCCAAATTATTTGGTGGAGACTTTACATCCATAAATGAATTGTTTATGGCTATGGTGTTTATTTTGGGCACTGTCATCATCGGAACACTCCTTTTTTATAAAGGATCTATCCGCTTTATTTCCAATATCATCAGAAAGAGTAAAGGCGGCTATTTGAACATTAATGAGGTGCTATCTCTCTCATCCATTATGTTCCGCATGAAGTCCAATGCTTTGTTGTTGACCATTATTACGACAGTATCAGCACTTGCCATCGGTTTACTTTCCTTAAGCTATATCGCCTATTATTCTGCGGATCAAGCAGCTGAGGACAATGTACCTTCCCATTTTGCCATGACGAATGTACCGGATGCGGAGAAATTCAAAGCGTTACTTCATGAGCATGATATAAAGTATCGTGAAAAGAAAATTGAAGTGATTCAAGTCAGTGTGAAGACAGCGCAAATTATGGAGACTCCTATGGAACAATTAAATGATGGTACGGATTCCATGACACTGCCTGTCGTAAGCGACCAATCTGTGGAGGGTACGGATGTAACTCCAGGCCAAACGGTTTTAACGGGCTATAATGATATGTTACAGAAATTCATGTCCTTGAAAGACTTTGGCCCCTTGGATCTGAAGGGGAAAACAGAAGTCATACCTCAACAATATGTGGGTCTAAAAAAGGATTATGTCATTCCCTACTATTTTGCAGCCGGGGGAGTACCCACTGTCATTGTAGACGAAACCATCTTTGAGCGGTTAAAGAAAGATGTAAATCCTGAGATTCAAAAGAAATCATCCTTATATATTGGAATTGATATGATAAATGCAGAACAGATTGAAGAAGCCAATCGTCTCTTTGCAGCTGCGAATTTTAATGATCAACAAACATCCCGCCTTGAAATGAGCAGCAATCAGAAGCGGAACATGGGAGTGATCATGTTTGTAGTTGGCTTTTTGGGACTCACCTTTCTCATTACATCAGGCTGTATCCTTTACTTTAAGCAAATGGATGAGAGCGAAGATGAAAAAGCCAATTATACGGTGTTAAGAAAGTTAGGGTTCACCCAGAGCGACCTGCTTAGAGGCATTAAAATAAAACAGCTCTTTAACTTCGGCATTCCATTAGTGATTGGCCTATCACACAGCTATTTCGCCGTTCAATCCGGCTGGTTCTTGTTTGGAACCGAAATTTGGATGCCTATGATCATCGTTATGGTGCTGTACACCGCCTTATATTCCATTTTCGGGATACTATCCATCCTGTATTATAAAAAGGTCATTAAATCAGCATTATAATCGGCAAAAAGCAAAAAAGCCCCAGGCGAAAGTGCTGGGGCTTTTCCAAATATTTGAGCATTTTCGTTCCTACATGTACAATAAAATAACTATCATCGTAACCCCAAAGGGGGAGAGCTTATTTTATTATTAATCATCAATGGCATCGGCATCGTAGCCAATATCATACTCGGTTCCTTTATAGGCGTGGCTATTTTTATGGGAATCGTTTTTTTCCTGATTGGCTTGCCTGAGTTTAAAAAATCGCCGAAACTTACGAAAAAGGCTAAAAAAGATATCGCCTATATTATGTCCACATTGTTAACTCTTGTTGTATTCATGGTCATCGTTTTCTGGAATATCCGTGCCTCAGGTGATTTGATGCTAGCAGGTCCGCTAACACCGCAAATGAAGTTTCACTGGGGACAAAAGGTGTTGATGCTAGGGTTACTGGAGGGCTTGTGGGCTGTCATCACCCTAAAATGGCTGTTACCCATCTTTTTTGATCCGCTGGATCTCAATAAGAAGCAAATCCTTGTTTTAGTGAGCGGGATTGTATTTAGTGTGGGTTCAGGTATTTATGCCATACTTGGAGCTAGTTAATGGTTCGCCTCTACAGAGGCTCGTGTGAATGCTTAACGCAAAGGTTCAAAACCCTCTGCTTGCTTAAGAATCCGCTCAATTTCCGCGCATGTCTCCGGTTGCAGCGTCACTTCGACTGCTTTTACATTTTCCTCAATTTGTGCCGGTTTAGTAGCCCCAATAAGTGCAGCGCTGATACCCGGTTCTCTCAGAATCCAAGCAAGCGCGAGCTGTGACAGGGTAACACCCAAATTCTTCGCCAGCTTATCCAGCTCCTGGACACAGTTCAGAACGGTATCGTTCATGTAACTACTAATGACATTATTGACAGAGGCATCAGCCCCGCGGCTACCCGTCGGTAAAGGTTGTCCAGGCTTGTATTTCCCCGTGAGGACCCCTTGGGCCAGAGGCGAAAATACAATTTGGCCGATGCCTACCTGCCCGGATACCGGAAGTACCTCATGCTCGATGTAACGTTCGAACATATTATAGATCGGCTGATTGGCAATCAGCGGGCGCAGATTCAGCCTTTTTCCAATCCCATAAGCATCCATGAGCTGGGCAGCACTCCATTCGCTGACAGCAGCGTACAGAATCTTACCCTGAGCCTGAAGGTCATCGAGCGCTCGCAGCGTCTCTTCTAAAGGAGTGTCTGGATCATAACGATGACAAAAGTACATGTCGATATAATCCGTACCCAGACGCTTCAGACTCGCTTCACATTGCTCCATAATGTGCTTGCGTGACAGTCCCCTGTCATTGGGACCGGAATCCATAGGAAAGTACACCTTGGTAGATAATACATAGCTATCTCTTCGATAGGACTTCAAAGCAGCTCCCATAGCCTTTTCGCCTTCTCCCCGGTTATACGCGTTCGCGGTATCAAAGAAATTAATCCCGAGTTCAAAGGCTTTGGCAATACAGGTATGAGCTGCTTCCTGCTCGGCGGCTGTACCGTACGTCAACCAGCTCCCCAAGCCGATTTCACTAATTTTAAGACCACTGTTGCCTACATTTCTATATTTCATATCTACTCCTTCTTTCATAAGAGGATTATATTTTTATATTTTAACATGTAAACCCTTTCATTAAAATCATTGATAAAGGATTCATGGAGTTACATGAAGGATATCTACCACCCTGACGGTTAGGGTGGTAGATGCTTTAGTCTCACAATCTCAAATCATGTCTACTTGCTTCCTACAGGAAAAAGCGCATCATATGCAGGACAAGGCAGTTTGTCGAGAAACTCCTGAAGCTGCTTCGGTTTGTTTTTGTAAATATCCTTTAAGGATGTTCCGTTATAGATATTGCCGATGACCACAGGATGGCATAGCTCACAGATCAGGATGTCCCCGTTCCCGTGCAGATGGAGCTGTTTTTTACCATCAACACAATTGGAAAAATACACACCCGGCTGTTCCTTGAAACCCAGTGCTTCTGCGAAACGGTCCATACAGGTGAAATACAATACAGTATCATCTTTTTTATGTGCAATCAGG
The Paenibacillus peoriae DNA segment above includes these coding regions:
- a CDS encoding aldo/keto reductase family protein; protein product: MKYRNVGNSGLKISEIGLGSWLTYGTAAEQEAAHTCIAKAFELGINFFDTANAYNRGEGEKAMGAALKSYRRDSYVLSTKVYFPMDSGPNDRGLSRKHIMEQCEASLKRLGTDYIDMYFCHRYDPDTPLEETLRALDDLQAQGKILYAAVSEWSAAQLMDAYGIGKRLNLRPLIANQPIYNMFERYIEHEVLPVSGQVGIGQIVFSPLAQGVLTGKYKPGQPLPTGSRGADASVNNVISSYMNDTVLNCVQELDKLAKNLGVTLSQLALAWILREPGISAALIGATKPAQIEENVKAVEVTLQPETCAEIERILKQAEGFEPLR
- a CDS encoding ABC transporter permease, producing the protein MNINLLILKNLKKNLKNYYLYVFALIFSVALYFAFVTLQYDPSMDEVKGSVKGAASIRAASILLVAIVCIFLMYANNIFIKRRSKEIGLFQLIGMTKSKIFRILSAENLILYFSSLFIGIGVGFSFSKLVIMILFKTTGVEAIATLYFSNQALTQTLIVFVVIYLLIMLMNYSFIKRQSILSLFRVTSTTEGKIKKISIFEMIIGIIGISLIALGYYVSSKLFGGDFTSINELFMAMVFILGTVIIGTLLFYKGSIRFISNIIRKSKGGYLNINEVLSLSSIMFRMKSNALLLTIITTVSALAIGLLSLSYIAYYSADQAAEDNVPSHFAMTNVPDAEKFKALLHEHDIKYREKKIEVIQVSVKTAQIMETPMEQLNDGTDSMTLPVVSDQSVEGTDVTPGQTVLTGYNDMLQKFMSLKDFGPLDLKGKTEVIPQQYVGLKKDYVIPYYFAAGGVPTVIVDETIFERLKKDVNPEIQKKSSLYIGIDMINAEQIEEANRLFAAANFNDQQTSRLEMSSNQKRNMGVIMFVVGFLGLTFLITSGCILYFKQMDESEDEKANYTVLRKLGFTQSDLLRGIKIKQLFNFGIPLVIGLSHSYFAVQSGWFLFGTEIWMPMIIVMVLYTALYSIFGILSILYYKKVIKSAL
- a CDS encoding ABC transporter ATP-binding protein; protein product: MNILEAHKIRKSYGNKFNMQEVLKGIDILIEEGEFVSIMGASGSGKTTLLNVLSSIDKVSQGSIRINDIEMTKMKEKQLAEFRKEHLGFIFQEYNLLDTLTVKENILLPLSITKTPKKEANRRFQEVATELGIYELKDKYPNEISGGQKQRTSAARAFIHEPSIIFADEPTGALDSKSASDLLNKLGQLNQKRKATIIMVTHDPVAASHCSRVIFIKDGQMYTQLHKGEQERQSLFQDIMKTQGVLGGVQYEH